The genomic segment ACGGAACGACCGAATTCGACCGGATGGCCGGTCGCGGGAGGAAATCCGGCTCCGGATGCGAATAACGGCCCAAATGCGAATCCTGAGCCGCAAGAACCAGAACCGTGCGAAAAACGCTCCCGATTCGGTCGAAGCCGCCTCGGAGGTCGAACCCGTCCCGGAGCCTGAAGCCACCGCTCCCGGGTCGAACGTCCCGGTGACCCACGCCGTGCCGGTGGTCGAACAGACCGATCTGCCGGCCACCGAGTCGGCCGGGGATGCGGCGGTGACGGAACCGTCCGCTCCGGCCAGGTCGGTCGAGGAGGAACTGGCGGAGGTCGAGGAGGAGGCCGCCGCCGAGGAAAGCGAGATCCGGCTGAAGGCCGCGGACCTGATGGCACCGGACCGCCGTGACTTCCTGCGGCCCGCACCCCAGCCGGAGTCGGTGCCGGTCGATCGGGCCGAGGTGATCAGCTTCGCCAACCAGAAGGGCGGGGTGGCCAAGACGACCTCAACCCTGAACCTCGCCGTGTCGCTGGCAGAGCTCGGCAACCGGGTTCTCTGCATCGATCTCGATCCGCAAGGCAACCTGACCATGAGTCAGGGAATCGACCCGGACAAGGTCGAGAAAAGCATGTACGACGTGCTGGTCGACGACCTGCCGATCTCCGAGGTGATCGCCCATCGCGAGATCGACATCGCGGTCGCCTCGATCGACCTCGCCGGGGCCGAGATCGCGATGAGCACCAAGATAGGTCGGGAGCGCTCCCTCGAAAAGTCGCTGAAGGAGGTCGAGGGGGAGTACGACTACATCTGCATCGACACCCCGCCCAGCCTCGGACTGCTGACCATCAACGCACTCACCGCCTCCGGCAAGGTGATCGTTCCGGTCCAGTGTGAGTACCTCTCGATGCGGGGTCTGGTGCAGCTCCAGAACACGCTAACGATGATTCAGGAGAACCTGAATCCGGACGTCCAGATCGCCGGCATCCTGCCGACGATGTTCGATGCACGCACCCTCCACGCACGGGAGGCCGTGTCGATCCTCGAGGAGAACTTCGGGGACCTCGTTTTCAAGTCACGCATCCGCAAGGCCGTGAAGTTCGCCGAAGCGCCGGTACGAGGCGCTAGTGTCCTGAAGTACGATCCCGACAGTAGAGCGGCGTCGTACTACCGGAATCTGGCGAAGGAGGTCTTGGGTGATGGCTCGTCGTAAACGAGCGAGTATGCGTGAAGGTCCGCTGGCGGACCTGTTTCGCTCAACCTCTGACGACCCTTCCCAGGATCCACCCGAGTTTGAACCCCGTCGGGAGGACGACCGTTCCGGCCCCCAGGGTGACCCGGTCGAGTCCGGTGCCACGGTGGATGAAGGCGCGGACCGTCCGCCGCAGCTCGACCCCGCCGCGGCCGGCCGTTTCGGCCGTGGCGACCCGATCGAACCCGAACCGGAGGAGCCTGCGCCCGAGCCTGCCCGCAGCAGCCCCCGACCGGTCCGAAGGGAAGATCCGGGCCCGCTTGCTCCGCCCGATCCCGGATCCGACACCAGTCACCTTCCGGACGCCCAGGACCGACTCCGACGGATCTTTTCGGAGACGCCGGCCCAGCGCGACGATTCACCCCGATACGGTCGGCAGGAGCCGTCCGCAAACCAGGGCGCCGGCATCCCCCACACCCCGGTGATCCGGGTGGTCGGGGTCGGCGGCGGCGGAGTCAACGCGATCAACCGGATGATCGAGGCCCAGATTCCCGGGGTCGAGTTCATGGCGGTCAACACCGACCTCCAGTCGCTCCAGCTCTGCGTGTCCGACCTGACCGTCCACATCGGCGGGGAGGAGACCCGCGGGCTCGGGGCGGGGGCCGACCCTTCGCTCGGTTTCCGGGCGGCGTTCGATGAGCAGGACCGGATCAAACGGCTGCTCAAGGGATCCGACATGGTCTTCATCGCCGCCGGAGCCGGCGGCGGTACCGGGACCGGGGCGGCCCCGGTCATTGCCCGGCTCGCCCGTGACATCGGGGCCCTGACCGTCGGGATCGTGACCAAGCCGTTCACCTTCGAGGGAAGCCGGAGGGCCAAGGCGGCCGAGCAGGGAATCGAGGCCCTCGCGGGCGAGGTCGACACTCTCATCGTCATCCCGAACGACCGGCTGCTGGAGGTGCTCGACCAGTCGACCCCGATGGTGGACGCCTTCCGGGTGGCCGACGACGTGCTTCGTCAGGGGGTCCAGGGGATCTCGGATCTGGTCACCCTGCCCTCGGTGATCAACCTCGATTTCGCCGACGTTCGTTCGATCATGTCCGGTGCCGGCCGGGCGCTGCTCGGTATCGGAATGGGATCAGGGGCCGACCGGGCGATGATCGCCGCCGAGAAGGCGACCTCCTCGCCACTGCTTGAGACCCCGATGGACGGGGCCCGCTCGATTCTGCTTTCGGTCACCGGTGGCCCCGACCTTTCGCTGATCGAGGTCTCCGAGGCGGCCAAGGCAGTCGGCGAGGCGGCCCACCCGGACGCCAACATCATCTTCGGCGCGAACATCGACGAGGACCTTGAGGACCAGGTCTGGATCACGGTGGTTGCGACCCGCTTCGATGGCCGCGGCCCGGGTCGGCGCAGCACCGGCGAGGAGCGCGATCGTGAGCCCCGGACCGCCCGATCCGGGCGGGAGAGCGGTCGGGAACGGCGCTCCGCCGGCACGATGCCCGCGGTGAGCGGCGGCGAGATCCCCGAGTTCCTCTCCTGACGAGATGATCTCGCGCGGTGTGGTGGCCGCCGGGCATCCGCTCTCGGCGGAGGCCGGAGCCCGGATTCTGCGCGAGGGAGGCAACGCGGTCGATGCGGCGGTAGGTGCAGTCCTCACCTCCTTCTCGGCCGAAAGTGCGCTGACCGGACTCGGTGCCGGCGGCTTCATGGCCGTCGGCGGTGCGGGTG from the Solirubrobacterales bacterium genome contains:
- the ftsZ gene encoding cell division protein FtsZ, with the translated sequence MREGPLADLFRSTSDDPSQDPPEFEPRREDDRSGPQGDPVESGATVDEGADRPPQLDPAAAGRFGRGDPIEPEPEEPAPEPARSSPRPVRREDPGPLAPPDPGSDTSHLPDAQDRLRRIFSETPAQRDDSPRYGRQEPSANQGAGIPHTPVIRVVGVGGGGVNAINRMIEAQIPGVEFMAVNTDLQSLQLCVSDLTVHIGGEETRGLGAGADPSLGFRAAFDEQDRIKRLLKGSDMVFIAAGAGGGTGTGAAPVIARLARDIGALTVGIVTKPFTFEGSRRAKAAEQGIEALAGEVDTLIVIPNDRLLEVLDQSTPMVDAFRVADDVLRQGVQGISDLVTLPSVINLDFADVRSIMSGAGRALLGIGMGSGADRAMIAAEKATSSPLLETPMDGARSILLSVTGGPDLSLIEVSEAAKAVGEAAHPDANIIFGANIDEDLEDQVWITVVATRFDGRGPGRRSTGEERDREPRTARSGRESGRERRSAGTMPAVSGGEIPEFLS
- a CDS encoding AAA family ATPase, with amino-acid sequence MRILSRKNQNRAKNAPDSVEAASEVEPVPEPEATAPGSNVPVTHAVPVVEQTDLPATESAGDAAVTEPSAPARSVEEELAEVEEEAAAEESEIRLKAADLMAPDRRDFLRPAPQPESVPVDRAEVISFANQKGGVAKTTSTLNLAVSLAELGNRVLCIDLDPQGNLTMSQGIDPDKVEKSMYDVLVDDLPISEVIAHREIDIAVASIDLAGAEIAMSTKIGRERSLEKSLKEVEGEYDYICIDTPPSLGLLTINALTASGKVIVPVQCEYLSMRGLVQLQNTLTMIQENLNPDVQIAGILPTMFDARTLHAREAVSILEENFGDLVFKSRIRKAVKFAEAPVRGASVLKYDPDSRAASYYRNLAKEVLGDGSS